The following coding sequences are from one Microbacterium wangchenii window:
- a CDS encoding cell division protein SepF: protein MSNPLKKTMVYLGLADEEETFDEPATQPTSRKPQAVEKAAPITPIHRPSVVRQPTPGPVSEILTVHPKQYRDAQVIAESFREGVPVIINLSQMSDADARRLIDFASGLSMGLYGRIERVTSKVFLLSPENIAVSGDGALAQADPESVAFAQP from the coding sequence ATGTCGAACCCGCTCAAGAAGACGATGGTGTACCTGGGCCTCGCGGACGAAGAGGAAACCTTCGACGAGCCGGCGACGCAGCCTACGAGCCGCAAGCCACAGGCCGTCGAGAAGGCCGCACCCATCACGCCGATCCATCGGCCCTCGGTGGTGCGACAGCCCACCCCCGGGCCGGTCAGCGAGATCCTGACGGTGCACCCCAAGCAGTACCGCGACGCGCAGGTGATCGCCGAGAGCTTCCGCGAGGGCGTTCCGGTCATCATCAACCTGTCGCAGATGAGCGACGCCGACGCGCGCCGCCTGATCGATTTCGCGAGCGGTCTGTCGATGGGGCTGTACGGCCGGATCGAGCGGGTCACCAGCAAGGTGTTCCTGCTCTCTCCCGAGAACATCGCCGTCTCCGGCGATGGCGCGCTCGCGCAGGCGGACCCCGAGTCCGTCGCGTTCGCTCAGCCGTAA